The following coding sequences are from one Verrucomicrobiota bacterium window:
- a CDS encoding 50S ribosomal protein L34, translating to MKRQYQPSKIRRKRQHGFLNRNSTKSGRAILANRRRVGRKRLTPV from the coding sequence ATGAAACGTCAATATCAGCCGTCGAAAATCCGCCGCAAACGGCAACACGGCTTTCTCAACCGCAATTCGACCAAAAGCGGCCGGGCGATTCTCGCCAACCGCCGCCGCGTCGGACGCAAACGCCTGACCCCGGTCTGA
- the rnpA gene encoding ribonuclease P protein component encodes MQAQNSVPAAPASNRRRHELKRSMRLRTRQEFLRVRDQGRRLARGCLIANWFPQPGETPSRLGVITSRKLGKATIRTRARRLLREAFRRHQHDLQKSVELVLVARSSIADKKLADVERDLLAVLRQANLLK; translated from the coding sequence ATGCAGGCTCAGAACTCGGTTCCAGCGGCGCCGGCCTCAAACCGCCGCCGCCACGAACTGAAGCGTTCCATGCGCCTGCGCACGAGGCAGGAATTTCTGCGCGTCCGCGACCAGGGCCGACGCCTGGCTCGAGGTTGTCTGATTGCCAATTGGTTTCCGCAGCCCGGCGAAACGCCCAGCCGCCTGGGGGTGATCACCAGCCGCAAATTGGGAAAAGCCACCATTCGGACCCGCGCCCGGAGGCTCCTGCGCGAGGCCTTTCGGCGGCATCAACACGACTTGCAGAAATCGGTGGAGTTGGTGCTGGTGGCGCGGTCGTCGATTGCGGACAAGAAACTGGCAGACGTTGAACGGGATCTCCTCGCGGTTCTCCGGCAAGCGAACTTGCTCAAATGA
- the yidD gene encoding membrane protein insertion efficiency factor YidD: MLKIVQAILIGAVWCYRRFLSPAKTLVFGPLGHCRYTPSCSGYAFEALKTHGPWLGAWLSLKRICRCHPWGGCGHDPVPPVPQSCQPSCGPKGRASLSPASRIGRVPNSLSGSPGRTRPTLFREQFL; encoded by the coding sequence ATCTTGAAAATCGTTCAGGCCATCCTGATCGGCGCCGTATGGTGCTATCGGCGATTTCTCTCACCGGCAAAGACGCTTGTGTTTGGCCCGCTCGGCCATTGCCGATACACGCCGAGTTGTTCGGGGTATGCGTTCGAGGCCTTGAAAACGCACGGCCCTTGGCTCGGCGCCTGGCTTTCGCTGAAACGAATCTGCCGATGTCATCCGTGGGGTGGATGCGGCCATGACCCCGTGCCGCCGGTTCCTCAATCCTGTCAACCTTCCTGTGGACCTAAAGGTCGGGCGAGCCTGTCCCCAGCGAGCCGAATCGGACGTGTTCCAAACTCGTTGAGCGGCTCGCCGGGACGGACTCGCCCGACCTTGTTCAGGGAACAATTCCTGTAA
- the yidC gene encoding membrane protein insertase YidC translates to MDRKSFIILLVSFALLMAWYPLVNKLFPPLPAPEGTNTVSQSATDIDTNKPGTTKPPDPASAPSPAPPSLDTSRIIRPGVAEESITVTNENARYTFTTHGGGLKFVELIKYPATISCDRKETTNRARLASLNTGAQRPAMAVIGGEAVEGDGLFKLTTMPFGVRAEKALSSGLFLIKDFALSTNYLIKATNRFENRSNQAVALPAFECVVGTSTPMGNHDESLMLGAQWHNGNKAEDAFTGSAGCFGGRPQSDFAAGSSNVFWASAFNQFFAIIGVPAQPAYRLRAHRVELPRPSQEAIEADSKTWAQPFGHQVSFVYAGTTLAPNQSLEHRFDLYAGPKEYYTLSLLGRNLDLVMRFGFFGFFAKGLLLSLKGLYAVTQNYGAAIIVITVLIKLFFWPLTNASTKSMKRMAALQPQMKAIQEKYKDDPRKMNMKLMEFMKENRVSPLGGCLPMLLQIPVFIGFYQMLQSAIELRGAAFLWACDLSQPDTVFVIPGLGFIPFFGIPGSGLPINPLPLMMGATMLWQARLTPPSPGMDPVQQSIMKYMPLMFMVFLYNFSAGLTLYWTVQNLLTILQMKVTKATDPKTQPIAKPVSPLGSAPKKRRQP, encoded by the coding sequence ATGGATCGTAAGTCTTTCATCATTCTTCTGGTTTCGTTTGCTTTGTTGATGGCGTGGTATCCGCTCGTCAACAAGTTGTTCCCTCCCTTGCCAGCCCCGGAAGGAACCAACACCGTTTCGCAATCGGCCACGGACATCGACACAAACAAGCCGGGCACAACCAAGCCTCCCGATCCCGCCTCCGCGCCCTCGCCGGCGCCGCCGAGCCTTGACACTTCCAGAATCATCCGCCCGGGCGTTGCGGAAGAGAGCATCACCGTGACAAATGAAAACGCCCGATACACCTTCACGACCCACGGCGGAGGTTTGAAGTTCGTCGAACTGATCAAGTATCCCGCGACTATTTCCTGCGACCGCAAGGAGACGACGAACCGCGCTCGTCTCGCTTCTCTCAACACTGGCGCCCAGCGGCCCGCGATGGCGGTGATCGGCGGAGAAGCCGTGGAGGGGGACGGCCTTTTCAAATTGACCACCATGCCGTTTGGCGTGCGCGCGGAGAAGGCGCTTTCGAGCGGCCTTTTCTTAATCAAAGATTTTGCCCTCAGCACCAATTATTTGATTAAGGCGACCAACCGGTTTGAGAATCGCTCTAACCAGGCGGTTGCCCTTCCCGCTTTTGAATGTGTGGTGGGGACCTCCACGCCGATGGGAAACCACGACGAATCTTTGATGCTCGGAGCGCAATGGCACAACGGCAACAAGGCGGAAGATGCCTTTACGGGAAGCGCCGGCTGCTTTGGCGGGCGGCCCCAATCGGATTTTGCGGCCGGGAGCAGCAATGTGTTCTGGGCCTCGGCGTTCAACCAGTTCTTTGCGATCATCGGCGTCCCTGCGCAACCCGCTTACCGCCTGCGCGCGCACAGGGTCGAGCTTCCGCGCCCGAGCCAGGAGGCGATCGAAGCCGATTCCAAAACGTGGGCACAACCCTTCGGACATCAGGTCTCCTTTGTGTATGCCGGGACCACCCTCGCGCCGAATCAATCGCTCGAACACAGGTTTGATCTCTACGCCGGCCCGAAGGAGTATTATACGCTTTCTTTGCTCGGCCGAAATCTGGACCTGGTCATGCGCTTTGGATTCTTCGGCTTTTTCGCCAAGGGCCTTCTCCTGTCCCTGAAAGGACTCTACGCGGTGACGCAGAATTACGGCGCCGCCATCATCGTCATCACGGTTCTGATCAAGCTGTTCTTCTGGCCGCTGACCAACGCCAGCACCAAGTCCATGAAACGCATGGCCGCCCTCCAGCCGCAGATGAAGGCGATCCAGGAGAAATACAAGGACGACCCGCGGAAGATGAACATGAAACTCATGGAGTTCATGAAAGAGAACCGGGTCAGTCCTCTCGGCGGTTGCTTGCCGATGCTCCTGCAGATTCCGGTGTTCATCGGTTTCTACCAGATGCTGCAAAGCGCCATCGAATTGCGCGGAGCTGCCTTTCTCTGGGCGTGCGACCTCTCGCAGCCGGACACGGTATTTGTCATTCCCGGCTTGGGATTCATCCCGTTTTTTGGAATTCCCGGCTCCGGCCTGCCGATCAATCCGCTGCCCTTGATGATGGGCGCGACGATGCTCTGGCAGGCGCGGCTGACGCCGCCGTCGCCCGGCATGGATCCGGTCCAGCAAAGCATCATGAAGTACATGCCGCTGATGTTCATGGTGTTCCTTTATAATTTTTCCGCGGGCTTAACCCTTTACTGGACCGTGCAGAATCTGCTAACTATTCTGCAAATGAAGGTAACGAAGGCGACCGATCCCAAGACCCAACCCATAGCGAAACCGGTGTCGCCTCTAGGTTCAGCACCGAAGAAAAGGCGCCAGCCCTGA
- a CDS encoding KH domain-containing protein, translated as MAAEAKAILEQLLKHLGFEATVEEHHMDDGIVLDVKTEDAGRLIGRQGQTLSELQYLVNRLLFRQDQNAPKVTLDVGSYRTQAREALVQKAKEAADKVRRWGDIVELPPLNAFDRHIVHNALKDDPAVETHSVEVAGSDKKAIILRPRH; from the coding sequence ATGGCTGCTGAAGCAAAAGCTATTCTGGAGCAGTTACTGAAACACCTCGGATTCGAGGCGACCGTCGAAGAGCATCACATGGACGACGGCATTGTGCTTGATGTCAAAACCGAAGATGCCGGCCGCTTGATTGGCCGCCAGGGCCAGACGTTGAGCGAATTGCAATACCTCGTCAATCGGCTGCTGTTCCGCCAAGACCAGAACGCTCCGAAAGTCACGCTAGATGTGGGTTCGTACCGCACCCAGGCCCGCGAGGCTCTCGTCCAGAAGGCCAAAGAAGCCGCGGACAAAGTGCGGCGTTGGGGGGACATTGTGGAGCTGCCGCCGCTGAACGCTTTCGATCGCCACATTGTCCACAACGCGCTCAAGGACGATCCGGCCGTCGAAACGCACAGCGTCGAAGTGGCCGGTTCTGACAAGAAGGCGATCATTCTCCGGCCCAGGCATTGA